A segment of the Burkholderia sp. PAMC 26561 genome:
CCTTGGTTTGCTTCGAAGCCAATTACTTATGGCCCGAAAACGCCTGCTTCATCGAGCATGTCGACCAGCCCTTCCGGATAGACAGTCTCAGTCGTGCTGGCCAGTTCTTCCCGGCCCGACCACCGGTGATCGGCCATCACTTCGCTCTCTTGCGCCGTCCAACCATCACGTCCCCATCATGTTTAACTCAGTAGTCATAGGCTGGTTCATTGCGATTGCTTTCCAATGTCTTGAAATGGTCACTTGCGTCACGGTCAGCATATCCCGCTAAGATACATTCTTCCTCTTAAATGCATCTGTCCATGACTACGTTAGCCAATCGCCCCAACACCGCGCTTGTCGTCATCGATCTTCAGAATGAAGTCGTTGCAAACGCATACCGACGGCATCAAGTGCTCGACTCAGTCCGGATACTTATTGAAAAGGCGCGCAGCGCCCGGGCCCCGGTTGTCTGGGTTCGCCATGCGGATCAGGAGCTGCACGCGGGCAGCGAAGCGTGGCAGATCGTTTCTGAACTTGTTCCGGCGCGAGGTGAAGCGATCATCGAAAAAAGTTATCGCGACGCATTTGAAGGCACCGATCTGGAACAGGTGCTGGCGGCGCTTGGCGTTGGCAAGCTCATCGTTGCGGGCGCACAGACCGATATGTGCATTCGCTCGACGCTGCATGGGGCACTCGTGCGCGGCTATGACGCGACGCTCGTTGGCGATGCCCATACGACCGAAGACATGACGCAAAGAGGCGCACCTCCGCCGGCGGCCGTGATCCGGCACACCAATCTGTACTGGAGCAACCAGAAGGCGCCTGGCCGATCGGGTGCAGTCATCGAGACGAAAGACATCGATTTCACGCGCAGCGTTTCGCAAACATAAGCCGTTTGCGTTCCAGACCGCGTTTCCATGCGCGTCACCCTACTCATGCCCGCTGGATCGCTCCCGCAACCGCACGAACAGCAAGCAGGTATCCATCGACACCCAGCCCGCAGATCACACCGCGCGCCGCCAGTGAAATCAGTGAATGCCGATACTGCTCGTCGCGCTGATGGATGTTGGTGATATGCACCTCGATCACCGGCTGGCGAATCAGCTTGACTGCGTCGAGCACCGGTATCGACGCAAACGAGAACCCCGCCGGGTTGATGACAACGGCCGCATCCTTTTCAAAGGCTTCCTGCAGCCAGTCGACCATCACGCCTTCGTGATTCGTCTGGCGAAACTCGCATTCGAGGCCGAGTTCGCTCGCGAGCGCTTCAGTACGTTCTTTTACCTGGGCAAGAGTCGTCGTGCCGTACAGGTGCGGCTCGCGCTTGCCCAGCATGTTCAGGTTGGATCCGTTCAGCACATAAACAAGTGGCTTCATTTGCGTTGCCTGCATTTCAGTGAGAGGGAGATTGCGTAGATGCATGCACCGATGATCCGATTACTTCCCTTGCAGAGTCGACCCGGTTCAAGTCGATACCCAGCGTTTCGGGCGCGGTCAGAATCGCGGCCAGGGAAATGACGTTGAATGTGACGCACACGGCGACGACACCCCACGGCGAGCCGTTACAAAGGGCGAAGAGCCACACCGCAACAACGGGCATGGGACCGCCTGCAATCAGGTTGGCGCCGGTGTACGCCAGCGCCGAGCCTGAGTAGCGCACATTGGTCGGGAACGCTTCGGCGAATGCAACCGGCTGGATGCCGCTTTGAAACTGAGTGAAGCCGAGAAAGAAGCCCATTGCCGCAAGCATGGGCACGAAACTCTTGGTATCCAGGATCTGGAAGTACACGAACAACATCAGCAAGGTGGCGATCGAACCTATCGCCAGCGCTTTCTTGCGGCCGATCCGGTCGCTCAGCATGCCGCCGGCCAGCGCGCCGACGATCGCACACACGTTGGCCCCCATCAAGAGCAGAAAGCCAGTCTGCTTCGGCACGCCCAGCGTTTTCGTGACGTAACTCAGCGAGAACACGACGATCAGATAAAAGATCGCAGCGGGGCCGCAAAAGAACAGCATCCACCGAAGCACTGTGCGCCAGTGAAGGCGCAGTGCATCGCGCAGCGGACTGCCCACGCGCACGACTTCGGTTTTTCGAAGCGCGACGAACGCGGGCGTCTCGCTGACTCGCAGCCGGATGTAGATTCCGACGATCACGAGAATGAAGCTCAGGAGGAACGGGATGCGCCAGCCGTATGCATCGAACGCTTGCGCCGACATCACCGATGAAAGCGCGAGCAGGACGCCGTTGGCCATGATCTGGCTGAGCGGCGAGCACAACCCGAGAAGGCCGGAGTATTTGCCGCGCCGATCGGAACTTGCGTGTTCGATCGCCATCAACTGCGCGCCCGTCGATTCACCGCCCAGCGCAAAACCCTGCAGGATGCGCAGCACTACGAGCAGTAACGGCGCCCATACACCGATGCTTGCGTAGGTCGGCAGCAGGCCCATCAGCATCGAGCACACACCCATGATGGTGACAGTACCGAGCATCAGGTTGCGTCGTCCCATCTTGTCGCCGAGATAACCGCAAATGATGGCGCCCAGCGGTCGCGCCGCGAGTCCGACGCCGAACGTTGCAAGCGAAGCCAGCAATGCGGACGTCGAATCCATCGAAGGGAAAAACAGCTTGGGCAAGACGGTAGCGGCCAGTGCGCCGTATAACGTGAAGTCAAACCATTCGAGTGCCGTCCCGACAGCGGCGGCGGTCACTGCGCGCGTGCGCATCGCCTGTTGCGCGGGTAAGTGCGATTGCTGATTCATGTTGTCTCCGTTTCCAAACCGGTGTTGGCGCCGCGTCGCGAACCTGGTTTTTAGTCGCGCGTGGTCCGTGTTTTTTGTCATGCGTCCCGTGATACCGCTGTGGAAAAGCATCCGGCCGGGCTGCATACGGCACAGACTACCAGCGTGGCCGGGACGGTATTCCAGGGTGGAATGTCATTCCGTATCGTGCAATCATGGGTACTCTGTCGAGTGGAAGGGAGTCTTCATGCCGGGCGTGACCGAAAGAACTCTGTCGGTGCTGGAATTTCTCGCGACTCAAATGGAAGGGACGCCGCTTGCGTTGATCTCGGACCAACTCGAGATTCCTCGCAGCGCGTGCCATCGCCTGCTCGTCGATCTCAAGCAATGCGGCTATGTCCGTCAGTTACGCGAGCATGGCGACTATGTGCTGACCACGAAGCTCGCAGGACTGGGCCTCAGTTATCTGGCGACCTCCGGCATCATCGACATTGCGCAAACGCTGCTCGACCGGCTCGCGGAAACATCCGGCGAGCTTGTACGGCTCGCTATCGTCGACGGAGACAGGCTGACGTGGGTCGCCAAGGCGCAGGGTGCGCTAAAGGGGCTGCGGTATGACCCGGACATGGGCATGGACACCGTTCTTTCGTGCAGCGCGACGGGGCACGCCTGGATGATGACAATGACCGATGAGCGTGCGCTCGAACTGGTGACGCGCCAGGGGTTCGGGCAACCAAAGCAATACGGGCCGAGAGCGCCGACTACCGTGAAGGCGCTCCTGGCGTTCGTCGATGCGGCCCGCGCCCGTGGCTACGCTACGATTTACGAAGTGTTCGCGCCGGGGATGACGGCGATGGCCGCTCCGGTTCAACGACGGGGTTATCCCGCGATTGGGGTGATCAGCATTGCAGGTCCCGCTGTCCGGCTGACGGAAAAGCGTATGACAACACTTGGCCCTGCACTTGTATCGGCTGCAACCGAACTCGCGGCTGCAAGCCTGGCGTCTCCGCTATTTGGCCGGATGCGTTAGTGTCTCGTACGAACGAAGAATCTGAAACCACCTATACCTCCCATGTCCGACCTGCGCAACCTGACGTTTGAACATCTGCTCAACTACATAGCCGTCGTCGAAACAGGTTCGTTCACGCGCGCAGCGCAGCGGCGCGGCATTGGCAAGACGACAGTCAGCGACAGCATCCAGCGGCTGGAACTGCAACTGGGTGCGAGCCTCATCGTCCGAACCACACGGCGGATCAGCGTGACGGAGGCAGGCGCTTCATTCTTTGAGACATGTCGTGAAATCGTGCGTCTCGCCGACGAAGCCATGTCCGTCGTCAGCCCATCGCAAGACGAGCTGCGTGGAACATTGCGGGTTGCGTCATCGGTCGAGTACAGCGCGGTCGTCCTCGCTCCGGTCCTGGCCCGGATACAAAGAGCACATCCGGCGCTGCGCATCGAGATGGTATCTGCCGACCGCCTGATCGATTTGATAACGGACGGCGTCGATGTGGCGATCCGTCTTACCGAACTTGCTGACTCTAGTCATCGCGCAGTGCGCATTGGCGAATATTCGAAGTGGCTGGTCGCCAGTCCCGACTTTGTCTTGCGTAACCCGCTTCCGGAACAGATCGACGACGCAGCCACCCTCGCCTTCGTCGGGCTCTCAGTCCTGCCCCATCCCGCGCGTTTCAAGGCGCATCGCGCGGATGGAGCAACGCGCGAGATCAATTTCTCTGCCAGCGTGCTGGCCGACACCGTCTACGCATGCCGTGCGGCTGCAGCCGAAGGCGCCGGCATTGCGCTATTGCCCGATTTCTCGGTGCTTGCAGATCTGGCCACGGGTCGGCTGGTTCGCGTATACCCCGACTGGTCGACGACATCCACGGCGATCCATGCGTTGATTCCGCCGGGCAAGCATACGGCGCCGAAAACCCGGGTGTTCATCGATATGCTCAAGGCCGATCGCGGCGTTGCATGACGATGGCCGGCTGCACACCTGTGCGCTACGCCATTGCGTGCCATTCATGCTGCGCCAGCCAGATGACCATGACGGAGCAGGATGACTGTCGGCACTTCGGCATACGGTGCGTGCGTGGCACCCGGATGCAGACGCAACCACGTTCCAGCAGGATAGCATTCCTCAGCATTCCTTATTTCCCCGCTTAGAATGAATAGCTCTTCGCCGCTCGGATGCGTGTGATCGCGGGTCCGCGCGCCCGGTTCCCAGGCGACGAGGCTGACATGCTGAACGCCGTTGGCTAACGAAACTACGCGCATCCGGGGATTGACTCCCTCACGCCAAGCCCGGTCTCGCGCCGTGCGAAGCAGCGGATGACACACCGAAGCACATGCCTGGCGATATACAAGCAAGCGTGCACCGCTCTCGCCTGCGCCCACGACAGTCGCGTTGCACAGGATCAGGAAATCATGGGTATGAAGCGAATGGTCATCGGTTTCGGCATCGCCTTGAAGTACATACAGATCGTGGCGCTTGCCGGCATCGACCGTATATGTGGCGAAGGGGCCGAGGTCGACTACACCAAGCCATTGTGCGTCTTCTGCATGCGTCAGATGGTTGATCTCGCATGTGCCGCGTGGACCGGCGTTCAGATCGACCCAGGCTCGTTCGATCGATTGTGTTTGCATGTCTGCTCCTTGCTCCGCTGATGCGATCTTTGGCTCGGCCGGTTGACCGTCGAAGCGATTGTGCGCAATCACACGGCATGCCGGAAGAGGGCAAAGCGGCAAGACAGAATCCGTGTTTTGCGGACAATGCCGACGGCCAAACCCGATTGTCCGTAAATGTCGGATTCTGTATCGCCACCGCGCCTGCTTATCACGTGCGACGTCCTCCAAGACAATTCGATGACCGAAATTCATTCGAGTTTCATTACGGAGGACCATCGTGAACACATCCGCTTCATTGAGCATGTCCGGCACGTCCGCCTCGCTTCGGGCAACAGGCGCAGTCGCTTTTACGGTCCTTTCGTGGGCTGCGGCGTTTCCTTTCATCCGGCTCGGTTTGCATGGACTTTCGCCAATGCAACTGGCAGCCGCGCGCTTCGCAACAGCGGCGGTCCTGGTCGTGGGCTGGCTTGTTTATCGGCGGCCGAAAAGACCTTCGCTGCGCGATTCGATGCTCTTCGCCCTGTCCGGTTTTCTTGGCATCGCAAGCTATAACGCGCTCCTGAATACTGCGGAGCTGACGGTTGCGCCGGGCGCAGCGGCCTTCATCATGAGCACGTCGCCCATCTTTACCGCCCTCCTGGCGGCCGTTTTCCTTCGTGAAAAGATCAACCTATGGGGTTGGCTCGGCTCGCTGTTCAGCTTTGCAGGCATTGGGCTGATCGCGTGCGGACAACCCGGTGGTCTCGCGCCCGGTAGTGGTGCCACGCTCATCTTGCTCGCCGCCCTGGCATCCTCCGCATACTTCGTGCTGCAAAGACGCCTGATCCCAACTTACGGTCCGCTCGCAAGTACCGCCTATACATTGCTCGCGGGTGCGTTGCTGTTATCGCCCTGGCTGCCTGGCGCCATGGCCGCGCTTGCCGCACCTTCCGCATCAGCGGCGACGTTGGGCGCCGTGGTGGTTCTCGGCGTATTTCCTGCCGCGCTCGGATACGCGACATGGACCATCGGCTTAGGCCATTTCGGCGCGGCACGTGCGTCCAACTTCTTGTATCTGGTACCTGCAATCGCGACCGGGTTGTCGATGTGTCTGACGGGCGAGCGCCCCGGGTTGAGTACTGTCGCCGGTGGATTGATGGCGATTGCAGGCGTCGCGTTCGTCGCGTGGCGCGGCCGGGTTTGATGATGGCGTCGCAAGGTGGCGGCGAGTCCGCTCTGTAAGTTCTCGACGCAAGCCACTGCGCATGGCTTGCAGATTAAAGGCCGATATATCTTCATCAGCATCACTGAGCAAATCACCTGAAGCGCTTCAGGGTTGCCACGAGCGCCTGTAATCGAGCAGGTATTCACTGTGTTGACGCGAACGCATCGAAATAATCTCGGTCAATAAGTTGCGGTCAGGATCCAACTCAGGATCCAACTCAGGATCCAACTTACGCATCGGCGCAACTGAGATCAAATACGCGAATAGCCAGCATCAGCATCCTGCTTCGTGGCCGGCCGACAACGTTGCCGGCCGGCTTGTCGTCGCCAATGGTCGAAAGCCCGAAACCAGCGACTCTCGATTACATCGTCCACATCTACGTCCGTGCGGTCCGCGCTCCCGCGTGCGATACTTTTTACCCCGCTACCCTACCGAGTGGTCTCGCTGCCACGCGGCTCTCGTTGAAAGGAACCTCATGTCATCCGTTCAAACTTCCTCGTCCGCGCCCGTCTGGTTCATTACCGGCTGTTCCACCGGATTTGGCCGGGAGCTCGCACTTGCCGTACTGGATAAAGGCTGGCGTGCTGTCGTGACAGCGCGTCAACCGAGCTCGCTGGCGGAATTCGAGGAGCGCTACGGCGATCGCGCGCTGGTGCTCGAACTCGACGTCACGCAGGCCGGTCAGATCAAACACGCGGTAGAAAAGACGCTTCAGCAATTTGGCTGTATCGACGTGCTCGTCAACAATGCTGGTTACGGCTACCTGAGCGCAATCGAGGAAGGCGACGATCAGGATGTGCGCGACATGTTCGAAGTAAACTTTTTCGGTCTCGCCGACACCATCAAGGCCGTGTTACCCACAATGCGCGAACAGCGCGCTGGACACATCGTCAACATCACGTCGGTGGGCGGCCTGATCGGCAATCCGGGAAGCGGTTATTACGCCGCCACCAAGTTCGCGGTGGAAGGCCTGAGCGAAGCGTTGGCCGCCGAGACGGCCGATCTGGGGATCAAGGTGACAGCCGTCGAGCCTGGCCCGTTTCGCACCGACTGGGCAGGACGTTCGCTGAAGCAAGCAAAGAATCCGATCGAGGCCTATGAGGCCGGCGCCGGCAAGCGCCGCAGCGCCATCTCGGCCGCGAGTGGCAAGCAGCCGGGCGACCCGGCGCGTGCAGCACTCGCAATCATCGCTGCCGTGGAATCGCCGAACCCTCCGGGCCACTTGATCCTCGGCAGCAACGGTCTGGAGCGCGTGAAGATCAAGCTGGACGCTCTGCGCGCCGAGATCGCCGCATGGGAAGCCACCACGCTCAGCGCCGATTTCCCCGAATAGATTTTCGCTGACAGGAATCCAGTCCAATCCTTACGGCGAGATTCCGGGCTCATCGCGAGAAAGAGGCCTTCGAGCAAGCTCGGTTAAGCACCGATGCTCTTCTCGAAGCTGGCGGCGAAATCATCAGACAGCAACAGCTCCAGCATGTTACGCAAGGCTTCGGATTCGGGTTGTCCGAAAGCCTTGTTGAATCCGGTTTGAGCTTTGCGCCACAAGGCATCGGATTCGGCGAGCTTGGTGCGCCCGTGCAACGTGAGGCTGATCAGCCGATGCCGCCGGTCATCAGCATCCACCTCCACCTCAATGAAACCATCGCGCTCGAGTGGCCGCAGCGTATGCGCGAGCGCGCCCGGGTCCATTACCAATGCATTCGCGAGCGCCCCGACATTGGCGGGCTCGGAGCGCCCTATCTGCGCGAGGATTGCGCGCTGAGTCGTCTTCAGACCGCATGGCGCGAGCGCCACGTCGTAGAGCTGTGAAACCCGACGCGTCGCCTTGCGCAGTACCGTGCAATTGCAACCGGCCTTCTTTGCCTTCTTTCCTGCCACTTTTGTAGCCATCGTTCTCATCTGTACCAATCCCGCAAAGCTCGCTCTGAAATGTCAGCATATGCAGGCAATTGACGAAATGCAAGCATATGCAGATAATGAAGACTGGACCGCCCGTTCCTGGAGACGCGTCATGTGGCTTGCCAGTTGTACGAATCGCTTCGTAGTCACAACGTACGCCGCGGGCCAGGATGCAACCACATGAATCGCCCGGTTCTTGCCGCATCCGAAGTTTCGACCAAGCGTCATGAATGGCTGGTGCTGATCTGTACCTCCGCGCCGTCGTTCATGCTGCAGTTGGACGCCAACATCGTGTCGGTATCGTTGCCGTCGATCGCACGTTCCTTGAACGCGAATTTTGATGGCATCGAATGGGTGATCACTGCCTACATGCTGAGCTTCGCATCGTTGCTGATGCCCGCGGGCGCGCTTGCGGACCGCTTCGGCCGCAAACGGTTGCTGGTGATCGGCCTGAGTCTGTTCACGCTTGCCTCATTGCTGTGCGGACTGGCTTGGAGCTTGCCCGTT
Coding sequences within it:
- a CDS encoding type II 3-dehydroquinate dehydratase, producing MKPLVYVLNGSNLNMLGKREPHLYGTTTLAQVKERTEALASELGLECEFRQTNHEGVMVDWLQEAFEKDAAVVINPAGFSFASIPVLDAVKLIRQPVIEVHITNIHQRDEQYRHSLISLAARGVICGLGVDGYLLAVRAVAGAIQRA
- a CDS encoding MarR family winged helix-turn-helix transcriptional regulator, whose amino-acid sequence is MATKVAGKKAKKAGCNCTVLRKATRRVSQLYDVALAPCGLKTTQRAILAQIGRSEPANVGALANALVMDPGALAHTLRPLERDGFIEVEVDADDRRHRLISLTLHGRTKLAESDALWRKAQTGFNKAFGQPESEALRNMLELLLSDDFAASFEKSIGA
- a CDS encoding cupin domain-containing protein — its product is MQTQSIERAWVDLNAGPRGTCEINHLTHAEDAQWLGVVDLGPFATYTVDAGKRHDLYVLQGDAETDDHSLHTHDFLILCNATVVGAGESGARLLVYRQACASVCHPLLRTARDRAWREGVNPRMRVVSLANGVQHVSLVAWEPGARTRDHTHPSGEELFILSGEIRNAEECYPAGTWLRLHPGATHAPYAEVPTVILLRHGHLAGAA
- a CDS encoding LysR family transcriptional regulator — its product is MSDLRNLTFEHLLNYIAVVETGSFTRAAQRRGIGKTTVSDSIQRLELQLGASLIVRTTRRISVTEAGASFFETCREIVRLADEAMSVVSPSQDELRGTLRVASSVEYSAVVLAPVLARIQRAHPALRIEMVSADRLIDLITDGVDVAIRLTELADSSHRAVRIGEYSKWLVASPDFVLRNPLPEQIDDAATLAFVGLSVLPHPARFKAHRADGATREINFSASVLADTVYACRAAAAEGAGIALLPDFSVLADLATGRLVRVYPDWSTTSTAIHALIPPGKHTAPKTRVFIDMLKADRGVA
- a CDS encoding IclR family transcriptional regulator; its protein translation is MPGVTERTLSVLEFLATQMEGTPLALISDQLEIPRSACHRLLVDLKQCGYVRQLREHGDYVLTTKLAGLGLSYLATSGIIDIAQTLLDRLAETSGELVRLAIVDGDRLTWVAKAQGALKGLRYDPDMGMDTVLSCSATGHAWMMTMTDERALELVTRQGFGQPKQYGPRAPTTVKALLAFVDAARARGYATIYEVFAPGMTAMAAPVQRRGYPAIGVISIAGPAVRLTEKRMTTLGPALVSAATELAAASLASPLFGRMR
- a CDS encoding DMT family transporter — encoded protein: MSGTSASLRATGAVAFTVLSWAAAFPFIRLGLHGLSPMQLAAARFATAAVLVVGWLVYRRPKRPSLRDSMLFALSGFLGIASYNALLNTAELTVAPGAAAFIMSTSPIFTALLAAVFLREKINLWGWLGSLFSFAGIGLIACGQPGGLAPGSGATLILLAALASSAYFVLQRRLIPTYGPLASTAYTLLAGALLLSPWLPGAMAALAAPSASAATLGAVVVLGVFPAALGYATWTIGLGHFGAARASNFLYLVPAIATGLSMCLTGERPGLSTVAGGLMAIAGVAFVAWRGRV
- a CDS encoding oxidoreductase; amino-acid sequence: MSSVQTSSSAPVWFITGCSTGFGRELALAVLDKGWRAVVTARQPSSLAEFEERYGDRALVLELDVTQAGQIKHAVEKTLQQFGCIDVLVNNAGYGYLSAIEEGDDQDVRDMFEVNFFGLADTIKAVLPTMREQRAGHIVNITSVGGLIGNPGSGYYAATKFAVEGLSEALAAETADLGIKVTAVEPGPFRTDWAGRSLKQAKNPIEAYEAGAGKRRSAISAASGKQPGDPARAALAIIAAVESPNPPGHLILGSNGLERVKIKLDALRAEIAAWEATTLSADFPE
- a CDS encoding MFS transporter; this encodes MNQQSHLPAQQAMRTRAVTAAAVGTALEWFDFTLYGALAATVLPKLFFPSMDSTSALLASLATFGVGLAARPLGAIICGYLGDKMGRRNLMLGTVTIMGVCSMLMGLLPTYASIGVWAPLLLVVLRILQGFALGGESTGAQLMAIEHASSDRRGKYSGLLGLCSPLSQIMANGVLLALSSVMSAQAFDAYGWRIPFLLSFILVIVGIYIRLRVSETPAFVALRKTEVVRVGSPLRDALRLHWRTVLRWMLFFCGPAAIFYLIVVFSLSYVTKTLGVPKQTGFLLLMGANVCAIVGALAGGMLSDRIGRKKALAIGSIATLLMLFVYFQILDTKSFVPMLAAMGFFLGFTQFQSGIQPVAFAEAFPTNVRYSGSALAYTGANLIAGGPMPVVAVWLFALCNGSPWGVVAVCVTFNVISLAAILTAPETLGIDLNRVDSAREVIGSSVHASTQSPSH
- a CDS encoding cysteine hydrolase family protein; this translates as MTTLANRPNTALVVIDLQNEVVANAYRRHQVLDSVRILIEKARSARAPVVWVRHADQELHAGSEAWQIVSELVPARGEAIIEKSYRDAFEGTDLEQVLAALGVGKLIVAGAQTDMCIRSTLHGALVRGYDATLVGDAHTTEDMTQRGAPPPAAVIRHTNLYWSNQKAPGRSGAVIETKDIDFTRSVSQT